The DNA window gaaaattaattggccaaataaaattaatcagctTCTACAAACATGTGTAGAATTTATATGAtgctttgaaaaaataaaaaaataaataagtggcGATAccacctctttaggtctttgCCTCAgaattctgaatctgtttcatgatcatttttaaatataatagacaagtagatcaccagtgcctgacacactaCGTAAAGTTTTTAAGTCttagacatgtcggtttcctcacgatgttttccttcgttcgagcaaatgttaaatgcgctcatagaaagaaactccattggtgcacagccggggatcgaacctacgacctcaggtatgaaagtcgcacgctgaagccactaggccaacactgcgcttaatatcatacatataaaagaaatCGATAATATCACAATATAACACTATTGTCACGCCAATTGTTTCAGTATTCTCAGTATTGGAAATTCTCTTGAGTTGACTAAGTCAACACAGTTGTACGCAAATTTTTAgtgttgtattaaatatataaataaagttttcacTATATTCGATTATTGAACATAAATGATATTCTAAATATTCCACGCGGTAAAACATAAAGTAAAcatctaaattattaaaagatataCCAAGCTAATGGAACACGTCtctattgcattaattatgCGTGAAAACATCGCTGCTAAATATGGTCTAGCTTAGAttgattcaaattaaataaccaCTTTCCCGTTCACTATTTTGATTACCGGTGAAGTCGGATACGCAATGGACGGTAGTACCACTTAGATTTTATTCTgcagattaattaaaagatatgGCAGCGGCCGCTTGTCGAGAGTGAAAACGCTCCTATCAATGGCAAACGAAGTAATCGTTACACATAGTGTAGATGTTGGTATTAATACTGgagtaattattatacttgAAAGTAACCCGTCAATGGATTCCTAACACTGTCGGGCAGTCGGTAATGTGGGGTTTGACAGGTGTAACATTAAGAGCAGCCTCCGGCGTGTAGGGTTGCGTGCACTGAACCAGTTAGCGTGAAGGAGTCTTTGATtcaattttttgaaaataatatatgctttACATCAGATGTCGGAAGAGGTTATAGAACTGATAATTTCCATTGACATTGTGAGAGTAATATATACAATgactttaaatacttaaacacATGAATGGTTCTACAGTTCTATTTACGTGAGTCAGTGACGTGATAAATATTAGAAGACAGTGTAATAAAAGGGTTAGCTAGCCGTTGGACAATTTTTTTCGTTAGGTTCTCAAACATGTTAAAtcttaaaaggttttaaaatattgcttcGTAAACAGacctataaaatatcaatcatCAGGTATAGAAAAGTGTTCATCGTTGaactgttaatttatttattttaatttttaatttcagactCGATCGCCACCTTATACAAGCTCACGCGCAGCCAGCAGCCGCATACCATTGTGAGCTTTGCAATCGAGCTTACTGCTCTAGGCCGTTACTTCTGCGTCACCGTGCTCTAACACACACAGACATACGGAAATATCCATGCGAAAACTGCCCTAAGGTAAGAATTATTACACATCCATTAAAACCTCATTAATATGCATAGCGCGTTGATCAGGCTTAGGAACTTGATTTACTTAGATGACACGAACGAAGcctaatatgtttttatatatagtgcAATTACctactaaatattaaacggTTCGAATCCTGATTTAAAATACACAACATATTCCGCTACCGTATAAGTCACGTTACGAAACCTGATGTTATTTATCACCAAGTGaattcaaatgaaaaattatatcacgTTCCGAAACCTGACTATATTTCAGGTATTTACCGATCCTTCCAACCTCCAGCGCCACATCCGCGCCCAACACGTCGGTGCCCGCAGCCACGCCTGTCCTGAGTGCGGCAAGACCTTCGCCACTTCATCAGGCCTCAAGCAGCACACACACATTCACTCCAGTGTCAAGCCGTTCCAGTGCAAAGTCTGCTTCAaggtaattgtaatttttgaaattttctgtAACGTCCCAAATGCTACAATACCTTTTTATGGCGCCAAAATAGAAAATGATTATATTCTTAGTAGCAAGAAAACTTAAACtcttattttcttctttccaGGCTTACACACAGTTCTCCAATTTGTGTCGACACAAACGAATGCACGTCGCCTGTCGAGCCCTGGTGGAGTGCCAGAAATGTGGCCAATCATTTACATCCTACGCATCCCTGACTAAACACAAGCGATTTTGTGACACAGCTACCGCTGGCAACGTAAATATGCGAGGACAGCTTTCTCAAGGTCTTCCGCAAATATCACCAATACCCAACGTCATGAATACACCAAATAACACAAATCCATTCCCGATGTATAGGCCAACATTGCCACTTCCATATAATACATTTGCTCACTACCCAGCTTTGTTTTCTGCGGCAGCCGCTGCGTGCCCACCAGAATTCTTAAGTCCTCTCCTCTTCAACGTGCAAGGAGCAAGGCTGGCCATGGAACAAAATATGGCATACAATGCTAATTTAGTAGCAAAACAACAGCAAGACGGGCGAATGTCTGTCAAAAGTGTCGACAGTTCAGCCTCAGTTGAAGAAGTAAAAAGGCAAGAAAATGAAGTGGATGTCATCAAAAAAGATGAAAATGAACGAGTAACACCTAAGCCCCAAAATCCATTCCTAAAGCACATATCACAGTCGGATGAAATCTCCAAGCATTCATCTATGTCCTCATCATCATCATTGGCTCCGTTTAACTTCTCCagagataatattaaaagcccAAATAATTTGTCGCTAAAAATTAACAGTATTGATATAATGGAAACCAAATCTTCTTCGCCGTCACCTACTGACCTATCAAAATCTGTAAAAGTAACTGATAAGAAAGCAGATTATTTTGAGGAAGAGGAAGACACCAAAAAAGAACAAAACGACCAACCCTTAGATTTATCAATAACTAGAAAAAGCGTAAAAAATTCAGAACAGGAAAATGACGATCGCTCCTTTCGTAACTCATCTGTCAAGTCATACTCCCCAGCAGAAAGTCCTCTCGAAAGAGACACTAAGACTCCTGAAAATGATACAACTGACGTAGACGTAGAAGCTGTAGAACCCAAACGAGAAGAGTCTCCCCAAATAGTCTCTCCCTCTCTGGCATTTCCGATGCCCGTTCACCCACAACACAATACCAGTCTCATGGATATGTACCGCCCCAGATTTCCTACCTTTCAGCCATCTGAGTCGATCCTGAATTCTCATTCACCTTATGTTCCGAgtccatttaattttttatcccCTCTTCTCGGTACTGATGGCCCAGAGAGGCAGTCAAATTACGCAAAGTTTCGAGAGCTCAGTGCCGGATCTGGTAAGCTACGTGACCGCTACGCCTGCAAATTCTGCGGTAAAGTGTTCCCTCGAAGTGCAAATCTGACTCGCCATCTACGAACGCACACAGGGGAACAGCCGTACAAGTGTAAGTACTGTGAGAGGTCTTTCTCCATTTCATCGAATCTGCAGAGGCACGTCCGGAACATACACAACAAGGAGCGCCCGTTTAGATGTCCACTTTGTGATCGGTGCTTTGGCCAGCAAACCAACTTGGATAGGCATCTGAAGAAGCACGAAGCTGAGGGTGGAGATTCCCCTAGTTCAGCAGACACGGAGCAAGACGCTTGCTTTGACGATATCAGGTCGTTTATGGGGAAAGTGACCTGTTCCCCTGGGGCGAGGTCAACAGCTGATTCGCCGCACACACCACACTCGTCACACCCGTCCCACGCTTCTCGTCCTCCTCTCGCGATATCCACCTAGCCAACGATGTACCCGATGCCCTTGTGGCATCAGCATTTCGAATAGTGAATTGTATCTAGGTCCTGACACATGACAGTTACATAAGAAAAGGTCAAAAGACAAGAATCAATTAATAAGTGAGGGTATTCGTTCGATGTTTAGCGAAATCGTTATTCAGTGGAGGACATCTTTGTCGATAACATGCAATGAggtagatttaaaataatatctagcTAGGGAAACGTAATGATGACTCTCTGGAATAGATAgcaatagattttaatataatattactttgtattaatgttatttgtacaaaaactGTAAGGTAAGATTAGAttcgtattaaaaatacgaaatttcTGTTCCTAGATTTACTTATGGAGAGTCCGAATTTGTAAATAGATAAGGTACATTAAGATTGTAAATGACATACATTAAAAACCACGAAATTGCAAAAGTATTTGTACTTTACGATGCATTAACGGATTGGAGTAAAGAATAGATacacatttcatataatttattaccattaagatgtctttttttattaataaaaaatttaaatgaaaattatgggtattaaaaaagtacattcatttaaacatttagtataagtattaatgaatattgtagatataatgatatttttgcAACTTTCGTGGCTAAATAAGCGATATATGTGATtggcattaattaaatataacgatTTCATTCGTTTTAGTCAAAAATTCTACCAAAGTGTATGATGAAAATTCGGAATAATTCGTTGcgaaaatcatttttattttgttaaatttgttatttacacgttactgtaaaaaatatatcatatgcatagttgttaaaattaattttaaaatgtcagaatgtatgtttatatagataataaatcaattctaTTGTAATCTAGGATTATTGAATCATTCACTAACGGTTTTATTACCTCAGTGATTGGTTATTAGTAGTAATATTAGAagtcttaaaattataacatatctAATGCAATATTATTCTACCAAACTCTTTGTATAAGGTAGTTGAggcaaaataattgaaaaaaattggttaaaataaaaaaaatattttttttaattatcaacgCATTGTACTAGTTGCTTTTActggtaattttaaatttgcatttCTTAGAAGTCATTGATTGTATTgaaaaatggtttttaaatagaaaaatcagTTTCCCTTGGAAAGTTCTTATAAACtcttttatatgaattatattagtaatatgaacaaatatatattgtctCATCTACTTTATAGACATTTCACAAAGCACTTGTTCTCAAAACTTGTCACAAATTGCATTTTGTCACTTATTCTATCTGCATTGACTCTTCCCTTTATTATAAAGCatcgaaaaatataaaaaatactataaaatttcttgtattatttttatccgtctttaaaaaaagagcaTAACTTAACCATCTTCTGctttttctaattttagaAAACCACAGGAATAGTAAAAATGTTCACTTCGTATCGTCTGTCTTATCCTATTAATACGTATGTTTTATAGGATCAGACAGATGTTATAAACGACTGTTCGTTAAACGGTTAATGGTTATAAACGTaacatttgatttgattaaaaataatcaaacatcaatattcatataaatacatacatcagCCAATAGCGTATATTTCTTTGATCTCCCTTTTTCATTCTCTTTCAATCGCTCTGTCCCttttcttcaacaaaaacgctgcgcatcttcgtgacgttttaTCCGTAAAAATTAtgccctcatgcgcctaaagaagtttcactgcAAAAATTGagatttaatagtttaatacattGTACAAATACGATTTTGTAGATTGCAGTATTAGACGGGTATATTAGtagtatttttgatttttatttcactataAAGCAGCCAGTGATCCAAatcatttgataaaatttaagtttttatagaacaaggagCAAACAGGCAGTTGGCTGATGCTAAATAATATCACTCAAAAATAGAAGGCTGGCGAGTTgcctttttaaatgtttctcgcCCTTTACTTGGAGGAATTTGGAATTAGTTCTGAAATATTGCAGTGGACAGCTATCTCCACATAGTGATGGTGCCCGggaaaaactgccttaaaataATAGCACTATATTACAAACAGATGGTGGATGGTAACGGAAAATACTTCGTAACAGATGTTTGGACGAATGAAACATTTGTACCCGGTAGCGATTTATCAGCTTAACATTTTGCAATCATACAAAAGCTATTACACAAAGAACTCTCATAAATTAAGATGCAATACAGGATGTATTTCCGACGTCAAATTACGCGATCACATTCCGATCTCGCTTTAATAGAAAGGGACATTTTTTTACACCCACTATCTCGAATTCACTCAGGTGATTCGCATACCTCCACTGATGTTAGTGTAATGTTCTAGATGTTGTGAattcttttaactttttataagaaaagGCGTTCGTCTTATTAGGAATTAATAGCGAAACTTGATGTTTAGCGATTCATcgttatgtaataattaattcagtttttattttcttttttttatctgCGCTAAAGAGGCAGTCTCAAAGTAGTGAGTTTGAAAAATTTCATAGACTTATTCATCGTATTCCTGCAGTGTATCGAGGTTGTAGCTTGAGTTCTGTATCTCCAAAAAACCTACTATTTACAGACATTTTATCTACTAAGAATTGAAGTAAATAACAATTGGTCGGTTAATACTAAGAGAATTACTTGAAAATATTGTCTGTTCTcttgttattaaaaacttttattttgtctattgTTTCTTGAGGTTAAGGGATTGACTTGATGATAcatgatagaaaatataaataagtagaaGACCCAAACAGAAAATCTCATTGCGAAATGCTATGTGATAATTTGTTTCGTCTGaatctataaacaaaatatttatttttgtaccgTGAATTAccgattaaaatatacattaccaAAACAAGTCTGGCGtactttgaataatataaacgccaaaaaaaacaaaaatattccatCCCACCTTGAGACggatttataactttatgagACATTACTcgcatatttaataaaggaatgtttttatttattaagtgataaaacagacttttatttatattaaatttatttatgaacccTTTtccacaaataataatataattgaacaGGCAATTTTTTGCGGGCGATTGCTTACAAGCTATATTTTTCGGGttaaggaaaaatataaaaagggtATCGGGAAAAATGTAAATCACGAATAAATTACAAGTAATAATGTAGACTTAACAAACTAACATCTGAAATTAGAATCTAAAAGCTAATAAGAATCATGAATCAATATTAATggtattttctaaaatttaataaaacttgtatAGTTACAAAAGTCACGACCGAGCATTTTGATAGCAGATGGTCTTTTAAAAGACGGTAAAAATGTAGATGACTTTCTGGCGGAGACCCTAAAAGACTTGCCTGAACTCTAGTGGAAGTGTAGTGTGAAAGAGAAATGTCTTAAAGAGTCTGGTTCGCAATATTTCTTATGTGAGCTAACGAACTGTGAAAACAACTTCCGTGGGGAGAGATACAACTTTGAtcaaaagccggcaacgtacCAACACGTACTAAATTAGGGTTCATGGGCTGCGATGTCTGCGACGCCCCCTTTTGGGGCGTCCTGTAGGCTTGTTTGCTTCTATAAAGAAGTGGATGAGTTGTGAGATGGCATTTCTAAAATTTACGTGGAGTCATGTACATTCTCTAATAATTTACGTTTTTGACGTTATGAAGATATGCGTTCGAAACTTtgtc is part of the Pieris rapae chromosome 21, ilPieRapa1.1, whole genome shotgun sequence genome and encodes:
- the LOC111003498 gene encoding histone-lysine N-methyltransferase PRDM16 isoform X1, producing MRSKAVARRLHSQGKGEDGEANAVENEAAADSQESGSPPPSPTESTASETAPTLVHIKQENMVPGIDSREYYGADFGLPETYLPQNYSDYGRLYSDMQNPGFLDHDLKIPNGKDEKDEDTDNVPPELIYKTGGIYARFNVTSGTKYGPFNGKWETQPLDRRYAWEVLGKNGVRGWLDGTADKSNWLKFVRSSNYSHDVNVQHLLLAGQIWYKVTRDIPSGQELLLGPRTPLPLQDVLSAGGREGSSVNSSSGSQALTEDEEREDTEPRCSYCDAPFPNIDALDRHLIQAHAQPAAAYHCELCNRAYCSRPLLLRHRALTHTDIRKYPCENCPKVFTDPSNLQRHIRAQHVGARSHACPECGKTFATSSGLKQHTHIHSSVKPFQCKVCFKAYTQFSNLCRHKRMHVACRALVECQKCGQSFTSYASLTKHKRFCDTATAGNVNMRGQLSQGLPQISPIPNVMNTPNNTNPFPMYRPTLPLPYNTFAHYPALFSAAAAACPPEFLSPLLFNVQGARLAMEQNMAYNANLVAKQQQDGRMSVKSVDSSASVEEVKRQENEVDVIKKDENERVTPKPQNPFLKHISQSDEISKHSSMSSSSSLAPFNFSRDNIKSPNNLSLKINSIDIMETKSSSPSPTDLSKSVKVTDKKADYFEEEEDTKKEQNDQPLDLSITRKSVKNSEQENDDRSFRNSSVKSYSPAESPLERDTKTPENDTTDVDVEAVEPKREESPQIVSPSLAFPMPVHPQHNTSLMDMYRPRFPTFQPSESILNSHSPYVPSPFNFLSPLLGTDGPERQSNYAKFRELSAGSGKLRDRYACKFCGKVFPRSANLTRHLRTHTGEQPYKCKYCERSFSISSNLQRHVRNIHNKERPFRCPLCDRCFGQQTNLDRHLKKHEAEGGDSPSSADTEQDACFDDIRSFMGKVTCSPGARSTADSPHTPHSSHPSHASRPPLAIST
- the LOC111003498 gene encoding histone-lysine N-methyltransferase PRDM16 isoform X2; amino-acid sequence: MRSKAVARRLHSQGKGEDGEANAVENEAAADSQESGSPPPSPTESTASETAPTLVHIKQENMVPGIDSREYYGADFGLPETYLPQNYSDYGRLYSDMQNPGFLDHDLKIPNGKDEKDEDTDNVPPELIYKTGGIYARFNVTSGTKYGPFNGKWETQPLDRRYAWEVLGKNGVRGWLDGTADKSNWLKFVRSSNYSHDVNVQHLLLAGQIWYKVTRDIPSGQELLLGPRTPLPLQDVLSAGGREGSSVNSSSGSQALTEDEEREDTEPRCSYCDAPFPNIDALDRHLIQAHAQPAAAYHCELCNRAYCSRPLLLRHRALTHTDIRKYPCENCPKRHIRAQHVGARSHACPECGKTFATSSGLKQHTHIHSSVKPFQCKVCFKAYTQFSNLCRHKRMHVACRALVECQKCGQSFTSYASLTKHKRFCDTATAGNVNMRGQLSQGLPQISPIPNVMNTPNNTNPFPMYRPTLPLPYNTFAHYPALFSAAAAACPPEFLSPLLFNVQGARLAMEQNMAYNANLVAKQQQDGRMSVKSVDSSASVEEVKRQENEVDVIKKDENERVTPKPQNPFLKHISQSDEISKHSSMSSSSSLAPFNFSRDNIKSPNNLSLKINSIDIMETKSSSPSPTDLSKSVKVTDKKADYFEEEEDTKKEQNDQPLDLSITRKSVKNSEQENDDRSFRNSSVKSYSPAESPLERDTKTPENDTTDVDVEAVEPKREESPQIVSPSLAFPMPVHPQHNTSLMDMYRPRFPTFQPSESILNSHSPYVPSPFNFLSPLLGTDGPERQSNYAKFRELSAGSGKLRDRYACKFCGKVFPRSANLTRHLRTHTGEQPYKCKYCERSFSISSNLQRHVRNIHNKERPFRCPLCDRCFGQQTNLDRHLKKHEAEGGDSPSSADTEQDACFDDIRSFMGKVTCSPGARSTADSPHTPHSSHPSHASRPPLAIST
- the LOC111003498 gene encoding histone-lysine N-methyltransferase PRDM16 isoform X4; this encodes MVPGIDSREYYGADFGLPETYLPQNYSDYGRLYSDMQNPGFLDHDLKIPNGKDEKDEDTDNVPPELIYKTGGIYARFNVTSGTKYGPFNGKWETQPLDRRYAWEVLGKNGVRGWLDGTADKSNWLKFVRSSNYSHDVNVQHLLLAGQIWYKVTRDIPSGQELLLGPRTPLPLQDVLSAGGREGSSVNSSSGSQALTEDEEREDTEPRCSYCDAPFPNIDALDRHLIQAHAQPAAAYHCELCNRAYCSRPLLLRHRALTHTDIRKYPCENCPKVFTDPSNLQRHIRAQHVGARSHACPECGKTFATSSGLKQHTHIHSSVKPFQCKVCFKAYTQFSNLCRHKRMHVACRALVECQKCGQSFTSYASLTKHKRFCDTATAGNVNMRGQLSQGLPQISPIPNVMNTPNNTNPFPMYRPTLPLPYNTFAHYPALFSAAAAACPPEFLSPLLFNVQGARLAMEQNMAYNANLVAKQQQDGRMSVKSVDSSASVEEVKRQENEVDVIKKDENERVTPKPQNPFLKHISQSDEISKHSSMSSSSSLAPFNFSRDNIKSPNNLSLKINSIDIMETKSSSPSPTDLSKSVKVTDKKADYFEEEEDTKKEQNDQPLDLSITRKSVKNSEQENDDRSFRNSSVKSYSPAESPLERDTKTPENDTTDVDVEAVEPKREESPQIVSPSLAFPMPVHPQHNTSLMDMYRPRFPTFQPSESILNSHSPYVPSPFNFLSPLLGTDGPERQSNYAKFRELSAGSGKLRDRYACKFCGKVFPRSANLTRHLRTHTGEQPYKCKYCERSFSISSNLQRHVRNIHNKERPFRCPLCDRCFGQQTNLDRHLKKHEAEGGDSPSSADTEQDACFDDIRSFMGKVTCSPGARSTADSPHTPHSSHPSHASRPPLAIST
- the LOC111003498 gene encoding histone-lysine N-methyltransferase PRDM16 isoform X3: MKMSAADSQESGSPPPSPTESTASETAPTLVHIKQENMVPGIDSREYYGADFGLPETYLPQNYSDYGRLYSDMQNPGFLDHDLKIPNGKDEKDEDTDNVPPELIYKTGGIYARFNVTSGTKYGPFNGKWETQPLDRRYAWEVLGKNGVRGWLDGTADKSNWLKFVRSSNYSHDVNVQHLLLAGQIWYKVTRDIPSGQELLLGPRTPLPLQDVLSAGGREGSSVNSSSGSQALTEDEEREDTEPRCSYCDAPFPNIDALDRHLIQAHAQPAAAYHCELCNRAYCSRPLLLRHRALTHTDIRKYPCENCPKVFTDPSNLQRHIRAQHVGARSHACPECGKTFATSSGLKQHTHIHSSVKPFQCKVCFKAYTQFSNLCRHKRMHVACRALVECQKCGQSFTSYASLTKHKRFCDTATAGNVNMRGQLSQGLPQISPIPNVMNTPNNTNPFPMYRPTLPLPYNTFAHYPALFSAAAAACPPEFLSPLLFNVQGARLAMEQNMAYNANLVAKQQQDGRMSVKSVDSSASVEEVKRQENEVDVIKKDENERVTPKPQNPFLKHISQSDEISKHSSMSSSSSLAPFNFSRDNIKSPNNLSLKINSIDIMETKSSSPSPTDLSKSVKVTDKKADYFEEEEDTKKEQNDQPLDLSITRKSVKNSEQENDDRSFRNSSVKSYSPAESPLERDTKTPENDTTDVDVEAVEPKREESPQIVSPSLAFPMPVHPQHNTSLMDMYRPRFPTFQPSESILNSHSPYVPSPFNFLSPLLGTDGPERQSNYAKFRELSAGSGKLRDRYACKFCGKVFPRSANLTRHLRTHTGEQPYKCKYCERSFSISSNLQRHVRNIHNKERPFRCPLCDRCFGQQTNLDRHLKKHEAEGGDSPSSADTEQDACFDDIRSFMGKVTCSPGARSTADSPHTPHSSHPSHASRPPLAIST